From Anopheles coluzzii chromosome 3, AcolN3, whole genome shotgun sequence, the proteins below share one genomic window:
- the LOC120955182 gene encoding uncharacterized protein LOC120955182 has product MNFNSFPNEVLCSIFDYLPWKDRQRVSLVCRRWNAIINSDHYLRGQKLVLYNYNKAKFFSGVEVELLNRQKNIAFYSNAMFDTEELLDTIGRSFSGGSAMVRSLSLFLRSEHRLARLVVDNIPNLRHLTELKISANEGLTNGVLIDSASLEKLNISFYQSSVCQLVTPRLHTLHLTVRYPSEMELIGTISAQLVELKVSFISKDHVAKLFRCDFRSLKTLNISLKNDKYIAYSVSPVHLRPLEREAIFAQTIVGLETLRIVDICNIFDIDFLKMFAYAKSLKALTINYFKLVSEVSELINGFKGLEYLNLEGCQRMDDSKRLQLPCLQTLVMPYKQLSLFSATQLDTLTTLYYNNTTKDQTLLIKKIAATFTNLSFLCLQHFDNELDRNALLHLNLLTKLRVLVIENMSVSSSVFENCPTVPQLQRLVTDTIVSEVSMLDMIPARFPSLQTLVISNCFLYLILEDSGKHYTTFDELRRQMPCCRISTKDSTIFTNTAKQS; this is encoded by the exons ATGAATTTTAACTCCTTCCCAAATGAG GTGCTGTGTTCCATATTCGACTACCTGCCATGGAAGGATCGGCAGCGGGTGTCGCTGGTGTGCCGCCGCTGGAACGCCATCATCAACTCGGACCACTATCTGCGCGGCCAAAAGCTGGTGCTGTACAACTACAACAAGGCCAAGTTTTTCTCCGGCGTCGAGGTGGAGCTGCTGAATCGGCAGAAAAATATCGCCTTCTACTCGAACGCCATGTTCGACACGGAGGAGCTGCTAGACACGATCGGGCGGTCGTTTAGCGGCGGCAGCGCCATGGTCCGCTCGCTGTCACTGTTTCTACGGTCGGAGCATCGGCTGGCCCGGCTGGTGGTGGACAACATACCGAACTTGCGCCACCTGACCGAGCTGAAGATATCCGCCAACGAGGGTCTTACGAATGGTGTGCTCATCGACAGTGCGTCCCTGGAGAAGCTAAACATTTCGTTCTACCAAAGTTCGGTCTGCCAGCTCGTCACGCCACGGCTGCACACGCTGCACCTGACCGTACGCTACCCGAGCGAGATGGAGCTGATAGGGACGATCTCGGCACAGCTGGTCGAGCTGAAGGTGTCGTTCATCTCGAAGGACCACGTTGCGAAGCTGTTCCGGTGCGACTTTCGCTCGCTCAAGACGCTCAACATTTCGCTCAAAAATGACAAATACATTGCGTACAGCGTGTCGCCGGTCCATCTGCGACCGCTCGAGCGGGAGGCCATTTTCGCGCAAACCATCGTCGGGCTGGAAACGCTACGCATCGTCGACATCTGCAACATCTTCGACATTGACTTTTTGAAGATGTTTGCGTACGCTAAGTCGCTGAAAGCGCTCACCATCAACTACTTCAAGTTGGTTAGTGAAGTGAGCGAGCTGATAAACGGGTTTAAGGGACTGGAA TACCTTAATCTAGAGGGATGCCAGCGAATGGACGATTCCAAGCGGCTACAACTACCCTGTCTGCAGACACTCGTGATGCCTTACAAGCAGCTCTCCCTGTTTAGTGCCACGCAGCTCGACACGCTTACGACGCTGTACTACAACAACACGACCAAGGATCAAACACTGTTGATCAAGAAGATAGCGGCCACCTTTACCAACCTATCCTTCCTGTGCCTGCAACACTTCGACAACGAACTCGATCGGAACGCGTTGCTCCATCTGAATCTGCTGACGAAACTGCGCGTCCTGGTCATCGAGAACATGTCTGTTTCGAGTTCCGTGTTTGAGAACTGTCCGACGGTGCCGCAGCTACAGCGCCTGGTAACGGACACGATTGTGTCG GAGGTCTCCATGCTAGATATGATACCGGCCAGATTCCCCTCGCTGCAAACGCTCGTCATCAGCAACTGCTTCCTGTATCTGATACTCGAGGATAGCGGGAAACACTACACAACGTTCGACGAGTTGCGCCGCCAGATGCCCTGCTGTCGCATATCGACCAAAGACTCGACCATTTTCACCAATACCGCTAAGCAAAGCTGA
- the LOC120960005 gene encoding peptide transporter family 1-like isoform X2, whose product MVSTRFEVNSTPPVRYPRSIFFIISNEFSERFNYYGMRTVLALYLTQKLAYSNDTATVIYHIFTSLAYFFPLMGAILADSWLGKFKTILYLSIVYCAGSTLIALGAIPPLNLPATSMTVLGLLFIAVGSGGIKPCVSAFGGDQFKLPEQAAQLAKFFSLFYFSINAGSLISTTLTPILREDVHCFGDNSCFSLAFGVPAVLMILAIVIFVCGRAMYTIKKPSGNMIVLVFKCIGNALAVRSKESSTSPRAHWLDYAESKYGKGIVADIKALLKILILYIPLPVFWALFDQQGSRWTFQATRMDGELAGYTIKPDQMQVINPLLILAFIPVFESVIYPALAKIGIRRPLQKLSLGGLLAGAAFVLSGFVEIALDSTEAMLPAAHEAQLRVFNGLPCDYRFHTDIPNLAGFSVPSRGAYEALHVELPPGLANGTFQFRAETSEIGCVRENMTEFSGSFSLQAGGAVSYFISRKGGRSSLLEYADTAAKDRNGLPRMRLLANVRTTKQISLRHNGNADVVYNVALNQYDQLTSVTEGEYGVYVGERPIATVKLSPGGVYTLILDEFLENEFNLQTHTITPSNSVHMLWLIPQYVVITAGEVMFSITGLEFSYSQAPESMKSVIQAFWLLTVAIGNMLVVFIAEAKFVQSQSLEFFLFAALMFLDMGLFMVLAMRYRYSDTTGGASSVESIEVEQQGKKKQHDALAISDTLSERSAKSTTYANEAYRED is encoded by the exons ATGGTTTCAACGCGCTTCGAAGTTAATAGCACACCG CCCGTTCGGTACCCTCGGTCGATATTCTTCATCATCAGCAATGAGTTCAGCGAACGGTTCAACTACTATGGCATGCGAA CGGTGTTGGCGCTCTATCTCACGCAAAAGCTGGCCTACAGCAATGATACTGCCACCGTGATCTACCACATCTTCACCAGCCTGGCGTACTTCTTCCCGCTGATGGGTGCCATCCTGGCCGACAGTTGGCTGGGCAAGTTTAAAACCATCCTGTACCTGTCCATTGTGTACTGTGCGGGAAGTACACTGATCGCGCTCGGCGCCATTCCACCCTTGAATCTACCTGCCAC CTCGATGACCGTGCTGGGACTGCTCTTTATAGCGGTCGGTTCCGGCGGCATCAAACCGTGCGTGTCGGCGTTCGGCGGTGATCAGTTCAAGCTGCCGGAGCAAGCCGCCCAGCTGGCCAAGTTCTTCTCGCTGTTTTACTTCTCCATCAATGCCGGTTCGCTGATCTCCACCACGCTGACGCCGATTCTGCGCGAGGATGTGCACTGCTTCGGGGACAACAGTTGCTTCTCGCTGGCGTTTGGTGTGCCGGCAGTGCTGATGATCCTCGCGATCGTCATCTTTGTGTGTGGCCGGGCTATGTACACGATCAAGAAACCGTCCGGCAACATGATCGTGCTGGTGTTCAAGTGTATCGGCAATGCGCTGGCAGTGCGATCGAAGGAGAGCAGCACGAGCCCACGGGCTCACTGGCTCGACTATGCCGAGTCCAAGTACGGCAAGGGCATTGTGGCGGACATTAAGGCGCTGCTGAAGATACTGATCCTGTACATTCCGCTGCCCGTGTTTTGGGCACTGTTCGATCAGCAGGGCTCACGGTGGACGTTCCAGGCGACGCGCATGGACGGTGAGCTGGCCGGATACACGATCAAGCCCGACCAGATGCAGGTGATCAATCCGCTGCTCATTCTGGCTTTTATTCCCGTCTTTGAGAGTGTAATCTATCCAGCGCTGGCGAAGATTGGCATACGACGACCACTGCAGAAGCTCTCTCTGGGCGGTTTACTGGCCGGTGCTGCCTTTGTTCTGTCCGGCTTTGTGGAGATCGCTCTGGATAGTACGGAGGCGATGCTGCCCGCCGCACACGAGGCACAGCTACGCGTGTTCAATGGGCTACCGTGCGACTATCGCTTCCACACCGACATACCGAACCTGGCCGGGTTCAGTGTGCCGTCGCGCGGTGCCTACGAAGCGCTCCACGTCGAGCTGCCCCCGGGGCTGGCCAACGGTACGTTCCAGTTCCGGGCGGAGACGAGCGAAATTGGGTGCGTGCGGGAAAACATGACCGAATTCAGCGGGAGCTTCAGCCTGCAGGCGGGCGGTGCGGTGAGCTACTTTATCAGCCGGAAGGGAGGCCGGAGCAGTCTGCTGGAGTACGCCGACACGGCTGCCAAGGACCGGAACGGCCTGCCCCGGATGCGGCTGCTAGCGAACGTACGCACGACCAAGCAGATCTCGCTGCGGCACAACGGGAACGCGGACGTCGTGTACAACGTGGCGCTCAACCAGTACGATCAGCTGACGTCGGTGACGGAGGGCGAGTACGGGGTGTACGTCGGGGAGCGTCCGATTGCCACCGTGAAGCTTAGCCCGGGCGGTGTCTACACGCTGATATTGGACGAGTTTTTGGAGAATGAGTTT AAtcttcaaacacacacgatCACCCCGTCCAACTCGGTGCACATGCTGTGGCTTATACCGCAGTACGTCGTCATAACGGCCGGCGAGGTCATGTTCTCCATCACCGGGCTCGAGTTTTCCTACTCCCAGGCGCCGGAAAGCATGAAGTCCGTCATCCAGGCGTTCTGGCTGCTGACGGTCGCGATCGGCAACATGCTGGTGGTGTTCATTGCCGAGGCCAAGTTCGTCCAGTCGCAGTCGCTCGAGTTTTTCCTCTTTGCCGCGCTCATGTTCCTCGACATGGGCCTGTTCATGGTGCTGGCCATGCGCTATCGCTACTCCGACACGACCGGCGGCGCATCGTCTGTCGAATCGATTGAGGTGGAGCAGCAGGGCAAAAAGAAGCAGCACGATGCACTGGCCATCAGCGACACGCTGTCGGAAAGGAGTGCCAAGAGTACAACGTACGCAAACGAAGCATACCGGGAAGACTGA
- the LOC120960005 gene encoding peptide transporter family 1-like isoform X3, with protein MRTVLALYLTQKLAYSNDTATVIYHIFTSLAYFFPLMGAILADSWLGKFKTILYLSIVYCAGSTLIALGAIPPLNLPATSMTVLGLLFIAVGSGGIKPCVSAFGGDQFKLPEQAAQLAKFFSLFYFSINAGSLISTTLTPILREDVHCFGDNSCFSLAFGVPAVLMILAIVIFVCGRAMYTIKKPSGNMIVLVFKCIGNALAVRSKESSTSPRAHWLDYAESKYGKGIVADIKALLKILILYIPLPVFWALFDQQGSRWTFQATRMDGELAGYTIKPDQMQVINPLLILAFIPVFESVIYPALAKIGIRRPLQKLSLGGLLAGAAFVLSGFVEIALDSTEAMLPAAHEAQLRVFNGLPCDYRFHTDIPNLAGFSVPSRGAYEALHVELPPGLANGTFQFRAETSEIGCVRENMTEFSGSFSLQAGGAVSYFISRKGGRSSLLEYADTAAKDRNGLPRMRLLANVRTTKQISLRHNGNADVVYNVALNQYDQLTSVTEGEYGVYVGERPIATVKLSPGGVYTLILDEFLENEFNLQTHTITPSNSVHMLWLIPQYVVITAGEVMFSITGLEFSYSQAPESMKSVIQAFWLLTVAIGNMLVVFIAEAKFVQSQSLEFFLFAALMFLDMGLFMVLAMRYRYSDTTGGASSVESIEVEQQGKKKQHDALAISDTLSERSAKSTTYANEAYRED; from the exons ATGCGAA CGGTGTTGGCGCTCTATCTCACGCAAAAGCTGGCCTACAGCAATGATACTGCCACCGTGATCTACCACATCTTCACCAGCCTGGCGTACTTCTTCCCGCTGATGGGTGCCATCCTGGCCGACAGTTGGCTGGGCAAGTTTAAAACCATCCTGTACCTGTCCATTGTGTACTGTGCGGGAAGTACACTGATCGCGCTCGGCGCCATTCCACCCTTGAATCTACCTGCCAC CTCGATGACCGTGCTGGGACTGCTCTTTATAGCGGTCGGTTCCGGCGGCATCAAACCGTGCGTGTCGGCGTTCGGCGGTGATCAGTTCAAGCTGCCGGAGCAAGCCGCCCAGCTGGCCAAGTTCTTCTCGCTGTTTTACTTCTCCATCAATGCCGGTTCGCTGATCTCCACCACGCTGACGCCGATTCTGCGCGAGGATGTGCACTGCTTCGGGGACAACAGTTGCTTCTCGCTGGCGTTTGGTGTGCCGGCAGTGCTGATGATCCTCGCGATCGTCATCTTTGTGTGTGGCCGGGCTATGTACACGATCAAGAAACCGTCCGGCAACATGATCGTGCTGGTGTTCAAGTGTATCGGCAATGCGCTGGCAGTGCGATCGAAGGAGAGCAGCACGAGCCCACGGGCTCACTGGCTCGACTATGCCGAGTCCAAGTACGGCAAGGGCATTGTGGCGGACATTAAGGCGCTGCTGAAGATACTGATCCTGTACATTCCGCTGCCCGTGTTTTGGGCACTGTTCGATCAGCAGGGCTCACGGTGGACGTTCCAGGCGACGCGCATGGACGGTGAGCTGGCCGGATACACGATCAAGCCCGACCAGATGCAGGTGATCAATCCGCTGCTCATTCTGGCTTTTATTCCCGTCTTTGAGAGTGTAATCTATCCAGCGCTGGCGAAGATTGGCATACGACGACCACTGCAGAAGCTCTCTCTGGGCGGTTTACTGGCCGGTGCTGCCTTTGTTCTGTCCGGCTTTGTGGAGATCGCTCTGGATAGTACGGAGGCGATGCTGCCCGCCGCACACGAGGCACAGCTACGCGTGTTCAATGGGCTACCGTGCGACTATCGCTTCCACACCGACATACCGAACCTGGCCGGGTTCAGTGTGCCGTCGCGCGGTGCCTACGAAGCGCTCCACGTCGAGCTGCCCCCGGGGCTGGCCAACGGTACGTTCCAGTTCCGGGCGGAGACGAGCGAAATTGGGTGCGTGCGGGAAAACATGACCGAATTCAGCGGGAGCTTCAGCCTGCAGGCGGGCGGTGCGGTGAGCTACTTTATCAGCCGGAAGGGAGGCCGGAGCAGTCTGCTGGAGTACGCCGACACGGCTGCCAAGGACCGGAACGGCCTGCCCCGGATGCGGCTGCTAGCGAACGTACGCACGACCAAGCAGATCTCGCTGCGGCACAACGGGAACGCGGACGTCGTGTACAACGTGGCGCTCAACCAGTACGATCAGCTGACGTCGGTGACGGAGGGCGAGTACGGGGTGTACGTCGGGGAGCGTCCGATTGCCACCGTGAAGCTTAGCCCGGGCGGTGTCTACACGCTGATATTGGACGAGTTTTTGGAGAATGAGTTT AAtcttcaaacacacacgatCACCCCGTCCAACTCGGTGCACATGCTGTGGCTTATACCGCAGTACGTCGTCATAACGGCCGGCGAGGTCATGTTCTCCATCACCGGGCTCGAGTTTTCCTACTCCCAGGCGCCGGAAAGCATGAAGTCCGTCATCCAGGCGTTCTGGCTGCTGACGGTCGCGATCGGCAACATGCTGGTGGTGTTCATTGCCGAGGCCAAGTTCGTCCAGTCGCAGTCGCTCGAGTTTTTCCTCTTTGCCGCGCTCATGTTCCTCGACATGGGCCTGTTCATGGTGCTGGCCATGCGCTATCGCTACTCCGACACGACCGGCGGCGCATCGTCTGTCGAATCGATTGAGGTGGAGCAGCAGGGCAAAAAGAAGCAGCACGATGCACTGGCCATCAGCGACACGCTGTCGGAAAGGAGTGCCAAGAGTACAACGTACGCAAACGAAGCATACCGGGAAGACTGA
- the LOC120960005 gene encoding peptide transporter family 1-like isoform X1, with protein sequence MFKTQLRRRLLNKKPVRYPRSIFFIISNEFSERFNYYGMRTVLALYLTQKLAYSNDTATVIYHIFTSLAYFFPLMGAILADSWLGKFKTILYLSIVYCAGSTLIALGAIPPLNLPATSMTVLGLLFIAVGSGGIKPCVSAFGGDQFKLPEQAAQLAKFFSLFYFSINAGSLISTTLTPILREDVHCFGDNSCFSLAFGVPAVLMILAIVIFVCGRAMYTIKKPSGNMIVLVFKCIGNALAVRSKESSTSPRAHWLDYAESKYGKGIVADIKALLKILILYIPLPVFWALFDQQGSRWTFQATRMDGELAGYTIKPDQMQVINPLLILAFIPVFESVIYPALAKIGIRRPLQKLSLGGLLAGAAFVLSGFVEIALDSTEAMLPAAHEAQLRVFNGLPCDYRFHTDIPNLAGFSVPSRGAYEALHVELPPGLANGTFQFRAETSEIGCVRENMTEFSGSFSLQAGGAVSYFISRKGGRSSLLEYADTAAKDRNGLPRMRLLANVRTTKQISLRHNGNADVVYNVALNQYDQLTSVTEGEYGVYVGERPIATVKLSPGGVYTLILDEFLENEFNLQTHTITPSNSVHMLWLIPQYVVITAGEVMFSITGLEFSYSQAPESMKSVIQAFWLLTVAIGNMLVVFIAEAKFVQSQSLEFFLFAALMFLDMGLFMVLAMRYRYSDTTGGASSVESIEVEQQGKKKQHDALAISDTLSERSAKSTTYANEAYRED encoded by the exons atgtttaaaacCCAACTTCGAAGAAGACTTCTCAATAAGAAA CCCGTTCGGTACCCTCGGTCGATATTCTTCATCATCAGCAATGAGTTCAGCGAACGGTTCAACTACTATGGCATGCGAA CGGTGTTGGCGCTCTATCTCACGCAAAAGCTGGCCTACAGCAATGATACTGCCACCGTGATCTACCACATCTTCACCAGCCTGGCGTACTTCTTCCCGCTGATGGGTGCCATCCTGGCCGACAGTTGGCTGGGCAAGTTTAAAACCATCCTGTACCTGTCCATTGTGTACTGTGCGGGAAGTACACTGATCGCGCTCGGCGCCATTCCACCCTTGAATCTACCTGCCAC CTCGATGACCGTGCTGGGACTGCTCTTTATAGCGGTCGGTTCCGGCGGCATCAAACCGTGCGTGTCGGCGTTCGGCGGTGATCAGTTCAAGCTGCCGGAGCAAGCCGCCCAGCTGGCCAAGTTCTTCTCGCTGTTTTACTTCTCCATCAATGCCGGTTCGCTGATCTCCACCACGCTGACGCCGATTCTGCGCGAGGATGTGCACTGCTTCGGGGACAACAGTTGCTTCTCGCTGGCGTTTGGTGTGCCGGCAGTGCTGATGATCCTCGCGATCGTCATCTTTGTGTGTGGCCGGGCTATGTACACGATCAAGAAACCGTCCGGCAACATGATCGTGCTGGTGTTCAAGTGTATCGGCAATGCGCTGGCAGTGCGATCGAAGGAGAGCAGCACGAGCCCACGGGCTCACTGGCTCGACTATGCCGAGTCCAAGTACGGCAAGGGCATTGTGGCGGACATTAAGGCGCTGCTGAAGATACTGATCCTGTACATTCCGCTGCCCGTGTTTTGGGCACTGTTCGATCAGCAGGGCTCACGGTGGACGTTCCAGGCGACGCGCATGGACGGTGAGCTGGCCGGATACACGATCAAGCCCGACCAGATGCAGGTGATCAATCCGCTGCTCATTCTGGCTTTTATTCCCGTCTTTGAGAGTGTAATCTATCCAGCGCTGGCGAAGATTGGCATACGACGACCACTGCAGAAGCTCTCTCTGGGCGGTTTACTGGCCGGTGCTGCCTTTGTTCTGTCCGGCTTTGTGGAGATCGCTCTGGATAGTACGGAGGCGATGCTGCCCGCCGCACACGAGGCACAGCTACGCGTGTTCAATGGGCTACCGTGCGACTATCGCTTCCACACCGACATACCGAACCTGGCCGGGTTCAGTGTGCCGTCGCGCGGTGCCTACGAAGCGCTCCACGTCGAGCTGCCCCCGGGGCTGGCCAACGGTACGTTCCAGTTCCGGGCGGAGACGAGCGAAATTGGGTGCGTGCGGGAAAACATGACCGAATTCAGCGGGAGCTTCAGCCTGCAGGCGGGCGGTGCGGTGAGCTACTTTATCAGCCGGAAGGGAGGCCGGAGCAGTCTGCTGGAGTACGCCGACACGGCTGCCAAGGACCGGAACGGCCTGCCCCGGATGCGGCTGCTAGCGAACGTACGCACGACCAAGCAGATCTCGCTGCGGCACAACGGGAACGCGGACGTCGTGTACAACGTGGCGCTCAACCAGTACGATCAGCTGACGTCGGTGACGGAGGGCGAGTACGGGGTGTACGTCGGGGAGCGTCCGATTGCCACCGTGAAGCTTAGCCCGGGCGGTGTCTACACGCTGATATTGGACGAGTTTTTGGAGAATGAGTTT AAtcttcaaacacacacgatCACCCCGTCCAACTCGGTGCACATGCTGTGGCTTATACCGCAGTACGTCGTCATAACGGCCGGCGAGGTCATGTTCTCCATCACCGGGCTCGAGTTTTCCTACTCCCAGGCGCCGGAAAGCATGAAGTCCGTCATCCAGGCGTTCTGGCTGCTGACGGTCGCGATCGGCAACATGCTGGTGGTGTTCATTGCCGAGGCCAAGTTCGTCCAGTCGCAGTCGCTCGAGTTTTTCCTCTTTGCCGCGCTCATGTTCCTCGACATGGGCCTGTTCATGGTGCTGGCCATGCGCTATCGCTACTCCGACACGACCGGCGGCGCATCGTCTGTCGAATCGATTGAGGTGGAGCAGCAGGGCAAAAAGAAGCAGCACGATGCACTGGCCATCAGCGACACGCTGTCGGAAAGGAGTGCCAAGAGTACAACGTACGCAAACGAAGCATACCGGGAAGACTGA